The following are encoded in a window of Shewanella psychrotolerans genomic DNA:
- a CDS encoding glutamate synthase-related protein yields the protein MTKPVIADNKPKKVELTKGKEYYFCVCGRSNSQPFCDGSHKDTGLTPKAFTAEESGEAYLCACKHTGNAPYCDGTHKQFNSEQVGKEGPGREAIAKDDADKPPKAAATKEEPSVELIHQLAREGLKSLGHHGPMVAMGVPRCQLPSWDEIQIMTAQMASKPLFEEEAVDTELIIGPEARKPLRLKIPLLVSDMSFGALSQEAKVALAKGAELAGTGICSGEGGMLPEEQAANSRYFYELASAQFGYQEALMSKIQAFHFKGGQGAKTGTGGHLPGSKNQGKIAEIRGIPAGQDAISPPRFKDLNSVADFKRFADRVRELSGGVPIGFKLSANHIERDIQFALDASADYIILDGRGGGTGAAPQIFRDHISVPTIPALARARRYLDQQGASGRVTLIITGGLRLPMDFVKAMALGADGVALANSAMQAIGCVAARICNTNNCPAGIATQNADLRQRLNIDKSAQQLANFMAASTELMQVMARACGHHKLSQFNLDDLATWHSEMAKLSGIPYAGVTQI from the coding sequence ATGACAAAACCTGTCATCGCCGATAACAAACCTAAGAAAGTCGAGTTAACCAAAGGAAAAGAATACTATTTTTGCGTCTGTGGTCGCTCAAACAGTCAGCCCTTTTGCGATGGTTCCCATAAGGATACGGGATTAACCCCCAAAGCCTTTACCGCCGAGGAAAGTGGCGAAGCCTACTTGTGCGCCTGTAAACACACAGGCAACGCCCCATACTGCGATGGCACCCATAAGCAGTTTAATTCAGAGCAGGTGGGTAAAGAGGGCCCTGGCCGAGAGGCCATCGCCAAAGATGATGCTGATAAACCGCCCAAGGCCGCAGCGACAAAAGAGGAGCCCAGCGTCGAACTCATCCATCAACTGGCCAGAGAGGGACTGAAAAGTCTAGGACACCACGGCCCTATGGTCGCTATGGGGGTGCCCAGATGTCAGCTCCCCAGCTGGGATGAGATTCAGATCATGACGGCCCAGATGGCCAGCAAACCACTGTTTGAAGAAGAAGCGGTAGACACTGAGCTGATTATTGGGCCCGAGGCACGAAAGCCCCTGCGACTCAAGATCCCCCTATTGGTGTCAGACATGAGCTTCGGCGCACTTTCGCAGGAGGCAAAAGTTGCCCTGGCCAAGGGTGCCGAGCTGGCGGGCACAGGGATCTGCTCTGGTGAAGGTGGCATGCTGCCCGAGGAGCAGGCGGCCAATTCGCGCTACTTCTATGAGCTGGCCAGCGCCCAATTTGGCTATCAGGAAGCCTTGATGAGTAAGATACAGGCGTTTCACTTCAAGGGAGGACAAGGAGCCAAGACAGGCACAGGCGGTCACCTACCGGGCAGCAAGAATCAAGGCAAGATCGCCGAAATCCGCGGTATTCCCGCGGGTCAGGACGCCATCTCGCCCCCTAGGTTCAAAGACCTCAACTCAGTGGCCGATTTTAAACGCTTCGCCGACAGGGTGCGGGAACTCAGCGGCGGCGTGCCTATCGGCTTTAAGCTGAGCGCCAATCATATCGAACGGGATATTCAGTTTGCCCTAGATGCCAGTGCCGACTACATCATACTCGATGGACGAGGCGGCGGTACGGGCGCAGCGCCGCAGATTTTTCGCGATCACATCAGTGTACCCACCATTCCAGCCTTGGCGCGGGCCCGGCGTTATCTCGACCAGCAGGGCGCCAGTGGCCGGGTGACGCTCATCATCACAGGCGGGCTCAGATTACCCATGGACTTTGTTAAAGCGATGGCACTAGGTGCCGACGGCGTCGCCCTGGCCAATAGTGCCATGCAGGCGATCGGCTGCGTGGCTGCCCGGATCTGTAATACCAATAACTGTCCCGCTGGTATCGCCACCCAAAACGCCGATCTGCGTCAGCGGCTCAATATCGACAAATCGGCCCAGCAACTGGCTAACTTTATGGCTGCCTCTACCGAGCTGATGCAGGTGATGGCCAGAGCTTGTGGTCACCATAAGCTAAGCCAGTTCAACTTAGA